CCGCTGCGGCAGCAGGCTGCGCTGGAGGGTCTCGGCCGTTCTGCGCTCGCGCAGATAGCGGCGGGTGTTGTCCACACAGACCGCCGCCCGGGCGGTGAGCTCCTCGGCCAGCAGCGTGTCGTCGTCGGTGAAGGGCGCCGGGGTGCGGTGGCGGGCGAAGAAGGCCGCGCCGAGGGTGACCCCGCGGGCGCGCATCGGCGTCACGATCACCGAGTGCACTCCGTGCGCGCGGATACGGGCGGCCCGGCCGGGGTCCTTGGTCTCCCAGCTCGCCAGCAGGGACGGCGTCACCTGGTGCCGTGCGGCCCGGCCCTTGAGCAGGCACGCCGCCGTGGGGGAGTGCTCGGGGTGGGTGGCCAGGTCCCCGACGTCGGCCAGCGCCTCGGGGGCGCCGTCCAGGACCGACCGGTGGGCCGCGCGCCGCAGGGTGACGGGCTCGCGCAGCGGCCCCTCCGGGGGCTCGTCGCCCTCGTGGAGGAAGGTGAGCAGATCGACGCTGGCGAAGTCGGCGAGCCGGGGGACCGCCACGGCGGCCAGCTCCTGGGCGATCCGGTCCAGGTCCAGATGGCTGCCCAGCCGCGCCCCCGCCTCGTTGAGCAGCTGGAGCCGCTGCCGGGCCTCCTGCTCGGCGGTGGTGTCGCGGGCCGCGAAGCACACGCCGCGCAGCCCGCCGGTGCGGTTGTTGGCCAACGGGGCCAGCGAGACCGACCAGGCGTGCTCATGGCGCTCGCCGGGCCTCCGCAGATGGGTCTCCAGCTCCAGCCGTTCGCCGCTCTCCAGCACCTGCCGCATGGCCCGCTCGACCCGGTCGCTCTCCCCGTGGCCGACCAGCTCGGTCAGCCGCAGTCCGCGCATCTGCTCCTCGGTGCGGTCGGTGGCGGCCTCCATATCAACGTTGGCCCGGGCCAGCCGCAGCTCGGTGTCGAAGAGCGCCAGGACGCAGGGGCACTGGGCGAAGGCGTGGTCCGCGGGGGTGACCGGCTCCCGCGGTTCCCGCGGCGCGGCGGAGACCAGGAGCCAGCCCGCGGGGCCGTCGTCGCGCGGGCCGCGGTGGGCCAGCAGCTCGACCTCCAGCGAATGGCCGTCCCGGTGGCACAGCGCGATTCGGCCGCTCCACCGGGGCCCGTGGGCCAGGCACGGGCCGGCGGCCGCGTCGGTGTCCCCGGCGGTGCCCCTGCCGGTGTCTTCGGCGGTGCCCCTGCCGGTGTCCTCGCCGCTGCCCGGGGCGGTGCCCCCGCCGCTGTCCCCGGCGGCCGTCTCGCCGCCGCTGCCCCCGGCGGTCGGCTCGGCGCGCAGCTCGGCCGCCGGCCGCCCTACGACCTCCTCGGCGCGATAGCCCAGCAGCCGCCGCGCGCCCTCGCTCCACCCGGTCAGCACGCCGTGGTCGTCGACCGTGGCCGTGGCCAGGCCGAGGGCGCCGGGCGGCGGGTCCGGCCGGACGCCGGGGGCGGTGGGGTCGGGAGGCGTCATCATCGGGCATCGGGTCGACGGCTCATGGACCCGGCGGATGCCACTCGATCATCAAAATCGTGGCGTCGTCGCTGAGTTCGCTGTGCCGGTGGTCGAGGATCGCGTGGATGAGCAGGCGCAGTACCTCGGGGGCGTTCTGCCCGGCGGCCGTCGAGCGGATGATGTGGTCGGCGAAGCGCTCCAGGCCGAACTGCTCGCCTCCCTCGTCGCGCGACTCCACGACCCCGTCGGTGTAGAGCAGGACGCGGTCACCGGGCTCCAGCGTCGTCTCGTGGATCTGGCGGGGCGCGTCCGACAGCCGCGCGGGCAGCCCCAGCGGCGGTTCGGCGGGCCGCTCCAGCTCCTTGTCCAGCAGCCGCTGGCGGCGGATGACCAGCGGTGTGGGGTGGCCGCAGTTGGACCAGCGCAGCGTCCCGCTGGGCATGTGCAGCTGGAGGAAGACGCCCGTGCAGAACTGGTCCGGAAGCCATTTGGCCAGCGCCTCGTCCACGGTGGTGACGAGCGCCGCCAGATCGGCGCCGGTGCGCCGGGCGTTGCGGCTGCCCGCCATCGCCACGGAGGTGGTCAGCCCGGACGCCAGGTCGTGGCCCATCGCGTCGAGGATCGTGGCGTGCAGGATGTCCTCGGTGAACGAGTGGTCGAAGGCGTCGCCCCCCAGCTCGTACGCGGGCTCCACGACGGCCGTCGAGACCACCTGGCCGGTGCCGATGGAGCGGGGCGGGAGAAAGGCCCGCAGCATCTCCGTGGGCAGCTGCATGGACCGGGTGCGGGTGCGCTGCGCGAAGGTGTCGATATAGGTCCGCTTGGCCGTGATGACCATGGCGAGGAGCGAGGCCAGCGTCCGGCAGCGCCAGAGCCTGAGCCCGTCCAGGGAGGCCATCCGCAGTTGCAGGACCCCCAGCCGCTCCGCGCCGTTCAGCAGCGGCAGCCATACGGTGAGCCCGCCCGTACCCTCCTCCTCGATCCGCACCGAATCGGTGCGGTAGGCGAATCCGGCCAGGGAGTGGTCGAGCTCCAGGCGCGGCTCGCCCTCCTCGAGCGGCATCAGCAGCCGCTGCCGGAGGTCGATCAGGAAGACGACCGCGTGGCCCATGTTCATGGCCTCGGTGTAGTGGTCCAGGGCCACCGGGAGCTCCGCCGGTGATGCCTCCTGGGTGGCCCTGAGCAACTCCTCCAGCAACTGCTCAGCGGTCTCGGCCGAGGTCGACACGTTCGCGTCCACCATGCGCTCAACCTTACGGCGGCGGGCCCGGCGACGCCCGGGGCTCACGGGGGATCACGGGGGATCACGGGGGCGTGGGCACCGGCTCCCGGGGGACGGCGGCGGGCTCGCCGGGGGCGAGGGCCTCCCGTGCGGCGGCCTGGCGTACGACGGTCTCCAGGCCGGCCTGGCGTACGACGGTCTTTCGTAGGGCGGTCTTCGGCAGGGCCAGGGCGGTATCGCGCAGGGCGGTCTCCGGTACGGCTACGGCGCCAGCGCGTACGGACTCCGGTACGACCACGACGCCATCGCGTACGGCGGACTCCCGTACGACCACGGTGGCATCGCGCGCCCCCGCCCCCACTCCCGCCCCCGACTGCGGAGCCCGGGAGAGCAGGACCACCCCGCGGGCGGCCGCCGCCGCGCCCACGGCGGCCAGGGCCCAGCCGCCCGGGCCGCCCCGGAACCGCTCGTCCAGCAGGACGATCCCGATGGCGGCCGCCGCCACCGGGTTGGCCAGGGTCAGGGTGGCCAGGGGCGCGCCGAGGCCGCTGCCGTAGGCGCTCTGGGACAGCAGCAGACCACTCACCGCGAAGGCCGCGACCAGCAGGGCCACCACCACGGTCCGCCAGGACACCAGGGCCGCCCCGGGGGCGCGGGAGGCGGCGAGCGCGACCGTGAGGGTCTGGGTGAGCGCCGAGGCGACACCGGAGGCGACCCCGGACGCGGTGGCGAACCGCAGCCCACGGCCCGGTGTGCCGCGCCCCCCGCGCCCCCGCCGGACGCACAGCCCGATGAACGCCAGCACGACGGCCGCCAGCCCGACCGCCTCCGGCAGGCTCAGCGTCTCGCGCGGGGTCTCCCCGGCGGTGACCGGCAGCAGGGCGCCGAGGCCGAGCAGGGCGAGGACCACGCCCCGCCACTCGTCCCGGACCACCCGCCGCCCCGCGAGTCGCGCGCCCAGCGGGACGGCCGCCACCAGGGTCAGCGCGCCGAGCGGCTGGACCAGGGTGAGCGGTCCGTACCGCAGCGCGGCCACATGCAGCAGGGCACCGGTGGAGTTGAGGCCGACCGCTCCCCACCAGGCGCCGCGCAGCAGCAGCCGCGGCATGCGGTCCGGCCGGCCGCCCGCGGCCAGCCGTTCCTGGGCCACGGCCGCGGTCGCGTAGGCGACGGCCGAGGCGAGCGCGAGCGCTACGGCTATGACGGTCGGGTTCATCGTGAACCCTGCCTTCCTCTGGGCACTGTCTGTCTGCCACCGATGGCGCTATCGGCACACAGACGTATCGATACGAGAGTGTACCGGTGCAGGGCCGTATCGGTACAAGGGTGTATCGGTACGCGGATGTGTCGGTACACTGCGTGGTCGGGGAGGGGAGCCGGAGTCCGGTGGACCGAGGAGGAGAACCCGATGGCGACGCAGAGCCCGGAGACGGACGCGCCGCAGCGCCGTTCCAAGATCACCCCCGAGCGGGAGCAGGAGTTCTATCAGGCGGTCCTCGACCTGCTCCAGGAGGGCGGCTACGAGGCCCTCACCATCGAGGCGGTCGCCGCCCGCACCCGCGCCAGCCGCTCCACCCTCTACCGGCAGTGGTGCACCAAGCCCCAGCTCGTCGTCGCCGCGCTGCGCTCGTGCAAGCGCCCCTTCGCGCTGGAGGGCATCGACACCGGTTCCCTCGCGGGCGATCTGCGCGCCGTCGCGGAGGCCGTGGGCGAGGCGGGGGAGGTGTGCGGCGGTGACACCGCGCTGGTGTACGCCCTCGGGCACGCCGCGCTCCAGAACCCCGATCTGCTCCAGGCGCTGCGCGCCGCGCTGATCGAGCACGAGGTGAAGACGATCCAGGCGATGGTCCGCCGGGGCGTGGAGCGCGGCGAGGTGGCGGCGGACAACCCCGCCGTCGAGTTCGTCCCCACGCAGCTGATCGGCGCGATGCGGGTGCGCCATCTGCTCGAGGGCCGGGTCGCCGACCGCGCGTATCTGACGCGCTTCCTCGAGGCGTCGGTCTTCCCCGCGCTCGGGCTGGCGCCTTAGGGGGCGCCCGGCGGCCCGTGCCGCCTGCGGCGAGCTCCTCCCCTCCCCACCCCTCCCCAAAACCGGGCCTCCGCCCCAGACCCCACAACCGGGGCTTCACCCCAGCCCCCACCGGGCCCTGCCCCAGCCCCCGCCGGGGCTCCGCCCCAGCCCCCCGGGGTCCAGGGGCGGAGCCTCTGGTTGCGGGAAGGGGCGGGGAGGGGAAAGAACCAGCGGGCACCCCTCAGCGCTGCCGGGCCGCCGTCAGATGATGGGCGGGCGGCCCAGCTTGGTCATGTGCCACACCGTGCGCCAGCGCATCGGGCGGCGGCGCCCGCAGTTGGTGCGGAGGCCCTCCAGGAAGCCGCCCGCCCAGGCCCGCAGCCCGGCCAGGGAGCGGGTGCGGGCGAGTGTGAGCAGGGTCCAGGTGGCCAGGTAGAGCGGCACCAGCGGCAGCGGGAGATGGCGGCGGGCCAGCCAGACCCGGTTGCGGGCGGTCATCCGGTGGTAGACGGCGTGCCGGGCGGGGGAGGTCCGGGGGTGCTGGAGCAGCAGTTCAGGGGCGTAGACGACCTTCCATCGCGCGTCGAGGGCCCGCCAGGCGAGGTCGGTCTCCTCATGGGTGAAGAAGAACTCGTCCGGCCAGCCGCCGATCTGCTCCAGCATCGCCATCGACAGGCCGTGGGCGCCACCGAGGAAGGTGGTCACCTCACCGCCGCGCATCGGGTCGGACGCGCGCAGCCGGGGCACGTGGCGGCGCTGGGTCTCGCCCGTCTCGTCGGCGATGCGGAAGCTCACGATGCCCAGGCGCGGGTCGTCGGCGTACAGATCGCGCACCCGGCGGAAGACATCGGCGTCCACCAGCAGCCCGTCGTCGTCGAGGTCGACCACCACGTCCACGTCGCCGAACTCGCGCAGCCGCCGCCAGGCGACGTTACGGCCGCCCGAGACCCCGAGGTTCTCCGCCAGCTCGACCGTGGTCACCTCGGCGGGGAACTCCGGGAACTCCGGGAGCGGGGAGCCGTTGCCGACGACCACGACACGGGCCGGGGGCACGTCCTGCTTCGCGACCGACTCCAGCAGGGCGGCCACCTCTCTGGGCCGGTTGCCCATGGTCAGGATGGCGATACCCAGGCGTGGTTCGGGGGCGGCGGACACGGTGGGACTCCAGAGTTCGGTTGCGATGCCCGCGATCGTAACCGTTCACTCAGAAAGACACTTCCGTATGGCTGATGTTCATCAAGGGTCGAGCAATGAGTCAGTTTCAATGAGTCAGGCTCAAAGACTGAGCAAAACAATCAGCCGTCGAGTGCGGCGAGCGCCTTCCTGGCCGCGCTGATGGCGCCCTTACGGATGTCATCGGAGCCGGCGGCCTTGTGGCTCTCGAAGTCGCCGCCGTTGTAGGTCACGGTGACCGTGGCGTTGTCCTGGTGGACCGTCACCACGGCCTCGCGTATGCCCTGGTCGTCGTCCTCGGTGGTCTTCTCGGTCACCGAGGCGTCGTCGCCGAGGCCGGGCACCGCGCTGCCGCCCTCGCTCTTCTGCTTCCCCGCGACGCTCTTGACGTCGTAGGCGATGTCCAGCCAGCGGTAGTCGAAGTCGTCCAGCGCATGCCAGGAACAGCCCGTACGGCGGTTGAGGTCGCTGGACTTCAGCTCGTTCCCGGCCGTTTTGGCGCCCGGCACCAGGTCCTTGATCATCGACCCCGGGAGGACCGTACACGCCTCCTCGGGCGGCTTGGCGTAGCGCGGTGCGGCGGCGCCGGTGGCGGGGGCCGAGGTCTGCGGGGAGGGGCCCGCCGGGGTGGCGCTCGCGTCCGAGTCGTCCGACGTCGTCATGGCCACCCCCGCGGCGGCGAGGACGGCGACGGGCAGCAGACGGGCGACCAGGGTGAGCGGCAGAGAACGCACGGCGGTCTCTCTTCGTTCGGATGCCGGTGTGGGGCGGTGGTGCGGCGGTGGTGGGGCAGTGTGGGGCGGTGGTGGGGCAGTGGTGAAGATGTGGCGCGGTGGGAAACGACCCTGCCATATCGAGCGGTCCTCGAACAGTCCGGGGGGTGGGGAGGGGGCGCCCGGGAACCGCTGTGCCGATGGGGTGAATTGCCCGCATCTCCACATTATCTCCACAATCGGAGGGTTATCTACGACGGGTGACGTTCCCTCATCCGTCAGCCGCGGCCGATGTACGGCATCGCCGTCGCCATGACCGTCGCGAACTGCACATTCGCCTCCAGGGGCAGCGACGCCATGTGCCGCACCGTCCGTGCCACGTCCGCCACGTCCATCACGGGCTCGGCCACCACCTCCCCGCTCGCCTGTGGCACCCCGGCGGACATCCGCTCGGTCATCTCGGTCGCCGCGTTGCCGATGTCGATCTGCCCGCAGGCGATGCCGTACCGGCGCCCGTCCAGCGACAGCGACTTGGTGAGCCCGGTGATCGCGTGCTTGGTGGCCGTGTACGCCACGCTGTCCGGCCTGGGCGTGTGCGCCGAGAGCGAGCCGTTGTTGATGATCCGGCCGCCCCGGGGGTCCTGGTCCCGCATCAGCCGGAAGGC
This genomic interval from Streptomyces asiaticus contains the following:
- a CDS encoding glycosyltransferase family 2 protein, with protein sequence MGNRPREVAALLESVAKQDVPPARVVVVGNGSPLPEFPEFPAEVTTVELAENLGVSGGRNVAWRRLREFGDVDVVVDLDDDGLLVDADVFRRVRDLYADDPRLGIVSFRIADETGETQRRHVPRLRASDPMRGGEVTTFLGGAHGLSMAMLEQIGGWPDEFFFTHEETDLAWRALDARWKVVYAPELLLQHPRTSPARHAVYHRMTARNRVWLARRHLPLPLVPLYLATWTLLTLARTRSLAGLRAWAGGFLEGLRTNCGRRRPMRWRTVWHMTKLGRPPII
- a CDS encoding SDR family oxidoreductase, with the protein product MSDGRVSVVSKVAVVTGAGSGVGRAVALELLEAGWSVVLAGRREEALAETARLAGGGPPAPVVPTDVADPERVDALFAAARERFGRVDLLFNNAGGFGPRGVPLEDLAYEDWRSVVDTNLTGAFLCAQAAFRLMRDQDPRGGRIINNGSLSAHTPRPDSVAYTATKHAITGLTKSLSLDGRRYGIACGQIDIGNAATEMTERMSAGVPQASGEVVAEPVMDVADVARTVRHMASLPLEANVQFATVMATAMPYIGRG
- a CDS encoding PP2C family protein-serine/threonine phosphatase, whose product is MVDANVSTSAETAEQLLEELLRATQEASPAELPVALDHYTEAMNMGHAVVFLIDLRQRLLMPLEEGEPRLELDHSLAGFAYRTDSVRIEEEGTGGLTVWLPLLNGAERLGVLQLRMASLDGLRLWRCRTLASLLAMVITAKRTYIDTFAQRTRTRSMQLPTEMLRAFLPPRSIGTGQVVSTAVVEPAYELGGDAFDHSFTEDILHATILDAMGHDLASGLTTSVAMAGSRNARRTGADLAALVTTVDEALAKWLPDQFCTGVFLQLHMPSGTLRWSNCGHPTPLVIRRQRLLDKELERPAEPPLGLPARLSDAPRQIHETTLEPGDRVLLYTDGVVESRDEGGEQFGLERFADHIIRSTAAGQNAPEVLRLLIHAILDHRHSELSDDATILMIEWHPPGP
- a CDS encoding DMT family transporter, whose amino-acid sequence is MNPTVIAVALALASAVAYATAAVAQERLAAGGRPDRMPRLLLRGAWWGAVGLNSTGALLHVAALRYGPLTLVQPLGALTLVAAVPLGARLAGRRVVRDEWRGVVLALLGLGALLPVTAGETPRETLSLPEAVGLAAVVLAFIGLCVRRGRGGRGTPGRGLRFATASGVASGVASALTQTLTVALAASRAPGAALVSWRTVVVALLVAAFAVSGLLLSQSAYGSGLGAPLATLTLANPVAAAAIGIVLLDERFRGGPGGWALAAVGAAAAARGVVLLSRAPQSGAGVGAGARDATVVVRESAVRDGVVVVPESVRAGAVAVPETALRDTALALPKTALRKTVVRQAGLETVVRQAAAREALAPGEPAAVPREPVPTPP
- a CDS encoding SpoIIE family protein phosphatase encodes the protein MTPPDPTAPGVRPDPPPGALGLATATVDDHGVLTGWSEGARRLLGYRAEEVVGRPAAELRAEPTAGGSGGETAAGDSGGGTAPGSGEDTGRGTAEDTGRGTAGDTDAAAGPCLAHGPRWSGRIALCHRDGHSLEVELLAHRGPRDDGPAGWLLVSAAPREPREPVTPADHAFAQCPCVLALFDTELRLARANVDMEAATDRTEEQMRGLRLTELVGHGESDRVERAMRQVLESGERLELETHLRRPGERHEHAWSVSLAPLANNRTGGLRGVCFAARDTTAEQEARQRLQLLNEAGARLGSHLDLDRIAQELAAVAVPRLADFASVDLLTFLHEGDEPPEGPLREPVTLRRAAHRSVLDGAPEALADVGDLATHPEHSPTAACLLKGRAARHQVTPSLLASWETKDPGRAARIRAHGVHSVIVTPMRARGVTLGAAFFARHRTPAPFTDDDTLLAEELTARAAVCVDNTRRYLRERRTAETLQRSLLPQRLPELTALEIASRYLPSGAWAGVGGDWFDAIQLSGARAAVVVGDVVGRGIQAAATMGRLRTAVRALADIDLPPGELLTHLDDMVTRLYSDEETERFWSFGATCLYVVYDPVSRRCSIAAAGHPAPLVISPEGTADVLGPPIGPPLGLGELPFEIMETELPEGSLLALYTNGLINGRDRENGDGLETLRDVLSRPAPSLDALCDDVLRVLPPAHTDDDIALLLARTRALHSDRVATWDVPAEAPAVTEARRSTTEQLIDWGLEETVFTTELIVSELVTNAIRYGRPPIRLRLIRDRDLICEVSDASSTAPHMRRARVFDEGGRGLMLVAQMATRWGTRQSTDGKTIWVEQDVSTGSEGSTSSEGSTS
- a CDS encoding TetR/AcrR family transcriptional regulator, with product MATQSPETDAPQRRSKITPEREQEFYQAVLDLLQEGGYEALTIEAVAARTRASRSTLYRQWCTKPQLVVAALRSCKRPFALEGIDTGSLAGDLRAVAEAVGEAGEVCGGDTALVYALGHAALQNPDLLQALRAALIEHEVKTIQAMVRRGVERGEVAADNPAVEFVPTQLIGAMRVRHLLEGRVADRAYLTRFLEASVFPALGLAP